In a genomic window of Pseudorasbora parva isolate DD20220531a chromosome 24, ASM2467924v1, whole genome shotgun sequence:
- the acaa1 gene encoding 3-ketoacyl-CoA thiolase, peroxisomal — protein sequence MHRVQVLSGHLPSNKRVGMRQCSAPAADPNDIVVVHGLRTAIGRAKRGSFKDTTPDEMLSAVMSAVVKDVGLQTSLLGDVCVGNVLQPGAGALMARIAHFFSGFPESVPVYTVNRQCSSGLQALFNVAGGIRGGSYDLGLACGVESMSLRSPGNPGDISPRLMDNEKARDCIIPMGITSENVAERFGITREKQDSFALSSQQKAAMAQKNGLFDQEITPVTTKFVEDNGTERTITVTKDDGIRPGTTLEGLAKLRPAFKETGSTTAGNASQVSDGAAAVLIGRRSTVEKLGLPVFGVLRASAVVGVPPDVMGIGPAYAIPEALNQAGLTVDDIDVFEINEAFASQAVYCVEKLGIPMEKVNPNGGAIALGHPLGCTGARQVVTLLNELKRRRKRGYGVVSMCIGTGMGAAAVFEYPGP from the exons ATGCACAGAGTGCAGGTTTTGTCGGGACATCTGCCGTCAAATAAACGTGTGGGAATGAGGCAGTGCAGCGCACCAGCTGCTGATCCAAATGATATCGTTGTGGTTCATGGGCTCCGAACAGCCATTGGCCGGGCAAAGAGAGGATCTTTTAAG gaCACTACCCCAGATGAgatgctcagtgctgtgatgagTGCAGTTGTTAAGGATGTAGGACTGCAAACATCTTTATTAGGAGATGTTTGTGTTG GTAATGTTCTACAACCTGGGGCAGGTGCACTTATGGCTCGAATCGCACATTTTTTTAG CGGCTTTCCTGAGTCTGTACCCGTGTACACTGTAAACAGGCAGTGCTCTTCTGGACTACAAGCACTTTTTAATGTTGCAG GTGGGATCAGAGGAGGTTCGTATGACCTGGGACTTGCTTGTGG TGTGGAGAGCATGTCCCTTCGTTCGCCGGGGAACCCAGGAGACATCAGCCCCCGACTGATGGACAATGAGAAAGCCAGAGACTGCATCATTCCAATGGG AATAACCTCAGAGAATGTTGCAGAGAGATTTGGCATCACTAGGGAAAAACAGGACAGCTTTGCTCTCAGTTCCCAACAAAA GGCAGCCATGGCTCAGAAAAATGGCTTGTTTGATCAAGAGATCACACCAGTCACTACTAAATTTGTGGAAGATAATGGCACTGAGCGCACCATTACTGTTACAAAGGATGATGGGATCCGGCCTGGGACTACCTTAGAAGGCCTTGCCAAACTGCGACCAGCATTCAAGGAAACCGGCAGCACCACAGCTG GTAATGCCAGTCAGGTGAGTGACGGTGCTGCAGCAGTGCTCATTGGCCGGAGATCTACGGTGGAGAAACTGGGACTTCCAGTTTTTGGGGTGCTGAGGGCAAGCGCTGTGGTGGGTGTTCCACCGGACGTAATGGGCATTGGCCCAGCCTACGCTATCCCAGAAGCCCTCAACCAAGCTG GGCTAACTGTGGATGATATTGATGTGTTTGAGATCAACGAAGCATTTGCCAGTCAG GCTGTGTATTGTGTGGAAAAGCTGGGCATTCCTATGGAGAAAGTGAATCCTAATGGAGGGGCCATTGCTCTTGGTCATCCACTGGGCTGCACTGGTGCTCGACAGGTCGTGACTCTGCTGAATGAGCTCAAACGCAGACGCAAGAG AGGGTATGGCGTGGTGTCCATGTGCATTGGGACTGGAATGGGAGCGGCTGCAGTTTTCGAGTACCCTGGACCGTGA